A region of Ornithodoros turicata isolate Travis chromosome 5, ASM3712646v1, whole genome shotgun sequence DNA encodes the following proteins:
- the LOC135395778 gene encoding uncharacterized protein LOC135395778 → MDRLKTKRSVRRTKNTKLINEVCSLLQEPDVTVTALNGLRDRLIASNDELKQLNVQIDPLVADEDLEAEYSTVGYYEDEFVKALSDIKSKLAALQMSSSASAPVNSSATGPEKPRNTGVKLPKLQLVQFKGELSQWQQFWEQFEATVHNNDQLSDVEKLQYLRSLLVGPAATAISGLQCTAACYKDALDILTQRFGDKRRIEREHLHNLRHLPRVKSSEDVPALRKLYDRVQTNTRGLQSLGVSSTTYSSMMVDILLSVLPSDIVVEYH, encoded by the coding sequence ATGGATCGATTGAAGACAAAGCGTTCGGTTCGACGGACGAAGAACACCAAGCTGATCAACGAGGTGTGTTCCTTGCTTCAAGAGCCCGACGTGACCGTGACTGCCCTCAACGGCCTTCGTGATCGTCTCATCGCAAGCAACGACGAACTGAAGCAACTTAACGTGCAGATTGACCCCCTCGTTGCGGATGAAGATCTGGAGGCCGAGTACTCTACCGTCGGATACTACGAGGATGAGTTCGTGAAAGCCCTGAGTGACATCAAGAGTAAGTTGGCTGCTTTACAAATGTCATCAAGCGCgtctgctcctgtcaacagCTCGGCGACCGGCCCCGAAAAGCCCCGCAACACGGGTGTAAAACTTCCTAAACTTCAGTTGGTTCAGTTCAAGGGAGAATTATCACAGTGGCAACAGTTCTGGGAACAATTTGAGGCGACAGTCCACAACAACGATCAACTGTCGGATGTAGAGAAACTGCAGTACCTGCGTTCGCTTCTGGTTGGCCCAGCAGCCACTGCAATATCAGGATTACAGTGCACAGCAGCGTGCTACAAGGACGCGCTGGACATTCTCACCCAACGTTTCGGAGACAAACGCCGTATCGAACGTGAGCATCTCCACAATCTGAGACACCTTCCTCGCGTGAAGTCGTCAGAAGATGTTCCGGCGCTCCGAAAGCTGTACGACCGGGTCCAAACGAACACACGCGGCCTGCAATCACTTGGGGTCTCCAGCACTACATATTCCTCCATGATGGTGGACATTCTTTTATCGGTGCTTCCGTCCGACATCGTGGTTGAATATCACTGA
- the LOC135395780 gene encoding uncharacterized protein LOC135395780, with protein MTGIGRAENLQLHVFTDASPLAYGACAYLRAEDNHRQVSVNLVFAKSRVAPLKKLTLPRLELKGAVIGARTASFLRTSFLAEKRTSGVLPVYFWTDSTITLCWIRGTANAWKPFVANRVSEVQSLSDPDAWNHCPGSQNPADALTRGQTVEKLHDSQLWWRGPSWLSEQEEHWPRQEAHSTENLQSVEVEKRRQEVIVMTTVAAPPPLMTVSGFSSYTKLLRVTAWLLRAEILWIKQAQIYCYANEIRHLEHEGQVQRGSSIADLQPYIDDDGCLRVKGRLHYANISEETKHPILRPKDSDVTTLIVNAAHLRTLHGGLQSTLSDIREKYWIPSARQVVKRTIFKCLICRRCRLEPASAPTAPLPKERVDQSHPFDVVGLDYAGPLLVKTTG; from the exons ATGACGGGAATAGGTCGGGCGGAAAATCTCCAACTTCACGTATTCACCGACGCAAGTCCGCTAGCCTATGGCGCATGCGCCTACCTCCGAGCAGAAGACAACCATAGGCAGGTCAGTGTCAACCTAGTGTTTGCGAAATCTCGTGTTGCACCGCTGAAGAAACTAACGTTACCTCGACTTGAACTCAAGGGAGCAGTGATTGGAGCACGAACGGCGTCATTCTTGCGGACATCCTTCCTTGCTGAAAAGCGTACTTCTGGCGTACTTCCCGTGTACTTCTGGACAGATTCCACAATCACGCTCTGTTGGATTCGCGGGACTGCCAATGCCTGGAAGCCATTCGTCGCAAATAGAGTGTCCGAGGTACAGTCGCTGAGTGACCCGGACGCGTGGAATCATTGCCCTGGCTCTCAAAATCCGGCGGACGCACTGACACGCGGACAAACAGTCGAAAAACTACATGACAGTCAACTGTGGTGGCGCGGGCCGAGCTGGCTTTCAGAACAAGAAGAACATTGGCCTCGCCAGGAAGCCCACAGCACGGAAAACCTACAGTCTGTTGAAGTAGAAAAACGACGACAAGAGGTCATCGTTATGACCACCGTGGCTGCACCACCACCGTTGATGACAGTGTCAGGCTTCAGCTCCTACACAAAGTTACTTCGAGTCACCGCGTGGTTACTACG AGCGGAAATCCTGTGGATCAAGCAGGCTCAGATCTACTGCTACGCGAATGAAATCCGTCATCTAGAACACGAGGGTCAGGTGCAACGTGGCTCATCGATCGCCGACCTTCAACCGTACATAGACGACGATGGATGTCTAAGAGTGAAGGGACGTCTGCACTACGCCAACATTTCGGAAGAAACGAAACACCCAATTCTTCGTCCCAAAGACAGTGATGTGACCACGCTGATTGTAAACGCTGCTCACCTACGAACTTTGCATGGTGGACTACAGTCTACGCTGTCTGATATTCGGGAGAAATACTGGATTCCTAGCGCCCGGCAGGTGGTGAAACGGACAATTTTCAAGTGTCTCATTTGTCGAAGGTGCCGACTGGAACCTGCCAGTGCTCCCACTGCGCCCCTCCCGAAAGAGCGAGTCGACCAGAGTCATCCCTTTGACGTTGTAGGGCTTGACTATGCCGGTCCGCTGTTGGTAAAGACAACCGGATAA
- the LOC135395779 gene encoding uncharacterized protein LOC135395779, whose amino-acid sequence MESSCRLEDDAPSASSRGSSDAASDASQASTEMVRLLNFLRVEIESRERAGVLDSKWVNTPAPKRKHGGNPPSALVLHSTGKVSSGCFFCGSKGHNADTCTGDLTLEEKKRKLGSSKRCFRCTKQGHMFKNCRNGGRCAKCGGRHCVSLCDPSWKPKLPQDAAQQMTTTNLFSASASPTLPHTEVLLQTFRAWAVTDLNCAYVRGIIDGGSQRTFVREDLVDKLGLPVIGTTNICLNTFATSCADHRSRSLRVVQLRLRSQYKTTEHILEAIAIPFICGDVVQTPIDDSFVRSLRQQGMEIADRLLFPSIAGVEGISLLVGADQMWKLLCGDVSRCESHPDLVAISTVLGWTFQGQPCTRSAFTDAANVMVCVLRAGIQNDDHHTSLRQLWELDSIGITDDPKSNKLQNEEVHREFEKSVVKIDGHYGVSLPWKAMPNTLDDNYGVAEKRLHRLVNRLTSDGCPSEYDEAIRGYMRQGHAEKAPDATETHGRVYYMPHRAVIKPDSSSTRLRVVFDASSHASKSSSLNNHLEKGPKINSDLVPVLLRFRMNAIALTADIEKAFLQIAINEADRNALRFLWFADVPTVNHPLPAVEEWRMTRVPFRTTSSPFLLGATLQYHLRNARDDQAHVAAILERSFYVDDLLAGASTVEEAKTIKDTAQALMAEAGMNLTKWSSNSTELQQYINGPSSTAAPSITEPEKHIKAGEVSKVLGIVWDHKNDCFRFSGEHLLEVLTILRNTKRSVLQMSARVFDPL is encoded by the coding sequence ATGGAGTCCTCCTGCCGACTGGAAGATGACGCGCCCTCTGCTTCATCTCGAGGATCGTCGGATGCGGCGTCGGATGCCTCCCAGGCCTCTACAGAAATGGTGAGGCTCCTAAATTTCCTGCGCGTGGAGATCGAGAGCCGCGAACGCGCGGGTGTGTTGGACAGTAAATGGGTCAACACACCAGCACCCAAACGTAAACACGGAGGGAACCCTCCATCGGCGCTCGTGCTCCACAGCACCGGCAAGGTGAGCTCCGGTTGCTTCTTCTGCGGATCAAAAGGCCATAATGCAGATACTTGCACGGGAGACCTTACATTGgaggagaagaaaaggaaacttGGATCATCGAAAAGATGCTTCCGGTGTACAAAGCAGGGGCACATGTTTAAGAACTGTCGGAATGGGGGAAGATGCGCAAAATGTGGTGGAAGGCATTGTGTATCGCTATGTGATCCATCCTGGAAACCGAAGTTACCGCAGGATGCCGCCCAGCAGATGACCACCACCAACTTGTTCTCCGCGAGTGCCTCTCCGACTTTACCGCACACGGAGGTGCTACTTCAAACTTTCCGCGCTTGGGCTGTTACGGATCTCAACTGTGCATACGTGCGAGGCATAATTGATGGCGGTAGCCAACGAACGTTCGTCCGTGAGGACCTCGTGGACAAGCTGGGATTACCAGTAATTGGAACAACCAATATATGCCTCAATACCTTCGCAACTTCGTGCGCAGACCATCGGAGCAGAAGCTTGAGGGTTGTTCAGTTGCGTCTAAGGAGCCAGTACAAGACCACAGAACACATCCTCGAGGCAATCGCCATACCGTTCATCTGCGGAGACGTGGTGCAAACGCCCATCGACGACTCTTTCGTAAGGAGCTTGCGTCAACAAGGTATGGAGATTGCGGATCGTCTCCTTTTCCCATCTATCGCTGGCGTCGAGGGAATCAGCCTGCTTGTTGGTGCTGACCAGATGTGGAAGCTTTTGTGCGGGGACGTCAGTCGCTGTGAGAGCCATCCAGACCTCGTTGCCATCTCCACCGTGCTCGGATGGACATTTCAGGGACAGCCCTGTACCAGAAGCGCCTTTACCGACGCCGCTAATGTGATGGTATGTGTGCTGCGAGCAGGGATACAAAACGATGACCATCACACCTCCCTACGCCAGCTATGGGAACTGGACAGTATCGGAATAACAGATGATCCAAAATCTAACAAACTACAAAACGAAGAGGTCCACAGAGAATTCGAAAAAAGCGTCGTTAAAATTGACGGCCACTATGGGGTCTCTCTCCCTTGGAAGGCAATGCCAAACACTTTGGACGATAACTATGGCGTAGCCGAGAAGAGATTGCACAGGTTAGTCAACCGGCTGACCTCAGATGGCTGCCCCAGCGAATATGACGAAGCTATCAGGGGGTACATGAGACAAGGTCATGCTGAAAAGGCTCCGGACGCCACTGAAACCCACGGGCGTGTGTACTACATGCCACATCGAGCGGTTATAAAGCCTGACTCATCATCAACCCGGCTCCGAGTGGTCTTCGACGCGTCCTCGCATGCCAGTAAATCAAGTTCCCTCAACAACCATCTGGAGAAGGGTCCCAAGATCAACTCCGACCTAGTTCCAGTGTTGCTCCGGTTCAGGATGAACGCAATTGCCCTGACAGCCGATATCGAGAAGGCCTTCCTTCAGATCGCCATTAACGAAGCAGATCGCAACGCTCTGCGATTCCTGTGGTTTGCTGACGTGCCGACAGTCAACCATCCGTTGCCGGCGGTAGAGGAATGGCGCATGACACGGGTGCCATTCAGGACAACATCTAGCCCATTTCTTCTAGGAGCCACCTTACAATACCATCTCAGGAATGCGCGGGATGACCAAGCGCACGTCGCGGCGATTTTGGAGCGCTCGTTCTACGTAGACGACCTTCTCGCGGGCGCCTCTACAGTGGAGGAGGCAAAGACAATAAAGGACACAGCTCAAGCCTTGATGGCGGAAGCCGGCATGAACCTAACGAAATGGAGTTCGAATTCGACGGAGCTACAGCAGTATATCAACGGCCCGAGCTCCACTGCGGCTCCATCAATAACGGAACCCGAGAAGCATATAAAAGCGGGAGAAGTTTCCAAAGTACTTGGAATAGTTTGGGACCACAAGAACGACTGCTTCAGGTTCTCGGGTGAACACTTACTGGAGGTCCTCACCATCCTACGGAATACGAAACGTTCCGTACTTCAGatgtcggcacgggtattcGACCCTCTTTGA